The following proteins are co-located in the Diaphorobacter sp. HDW4B genome:
- a CDS encoding MarR family winged helix-turn-helix transcriptional regulator — MGDQLKDLPPAAGGMLPYIDLEGTRGTELARRMGVSKQAAGKAVRDLEQSGLVTRVQDLSDARAFKVQFSSKGLEYMMRLHEAIDGIEADYAKLLGAEKAQTLREALCEVSYRSPLPDTISR, encoded by the coding sequence ATGGGAGACCAACTCAAGGACCTGCCTCCAGCTGCGGGAGGCATGCTGCCCTACATCGACCTCGAGGGTACGCGAGGTACGGAACTGGCCAGGCGCATGGGCGTCAGCAAGCAGGCGGCCGGCAAGGCAGTGAGAGATCTGGAGCAATCCGGTCTGGTCACGCGCGTGCAGGACCTCTCCGATGCGCGCGCATTCAAGGTTCAGTTCTCCTCCAAGGGACTGGAATACATGATGCGTCTGCACGAAGCCATCGACGGAATCGAGGCCGATTACGCCAAGCTGCTCGGAGCCGAAAAGGCCCAGACGCTGCGTGAAGCGCTGTGCGAAGTGTCGTACCGCAGCCCGCTTCCCGACACCATTTCCCGCTGA
- the argA gene encoding amino-acid N-acetyltransferase — translation MSAVFNFTFVPWFRSVAPYIHKFRHQTFVVGITGEAIAAGKLQGIVQDLALIQAMGVKLVLVHGFRPQVNEQLRAKGHEPQYSHGIRITDEVALDSAQEAAGQLRYEIEAAFSQGLPNTPMADARVRVISGNFLTARPVGIVDGVNFKHSGLVRKVDVEGIKRTLDSEAMVLISPFGFSPTGEAFNLTMEEVATRVAIELHADKLLFLTEVPGIRVKPLEPDSDDNPIDTELPLAAARLLLAQLPPPQTPSDVGFYLQHCVRACEHGVERSHILPFSVDGALLLEIYVHDGIGTMIIDEKLEELREATIDDVGGIIQLIEPFEKDGTLVKRDRTEIERDITSYTVIEHDGVIFGCAAFYPYPEASTAEMAAVTVSPMSQGTGDGEKLLKRIEQRARAMGLKTLFVLTTRTMHWFIKRGFQPVDPDWLPEARKKKYNWDRKSQVLVKYL, via the coding sequence ATGTCCGCTGTCTTCAATTTCACTTTCGTCCCTTGGTTCCGGTCCGTGGCTCCCTATATCCACAAGTTCCGACACCAGACCTTTGTGGTTGGCATCACCGGCGAGGCGATTGCGGCTGGCAAGCTGCAGGGCATCGTTCAGGATCTGGCGCTGATCCAGGCCATGGGCGTCAAGCTGGTGCTGGTGCACGGCTTCCGCCCTCAGGTGAACGAGCAACTGCGTGCCAAGGGCCACGAGCCACAGTATTCGCACGGTATCCGCATCACCGACGAGGTGGCGCTCGACTCCGCGCAAGAGGCCGCCGGTCAACTGCGATACGAGATCGAAGCCGCGTTCAGTCAAGGCTTGCCCAACACGCCGATGGCCGATGCGCGCGTGCGCGTCATCTCGGGCAACTTCCTCACCGCGCGCCCGGTCGGCATCGTGGATGGCGTGAATTTCAAGCACTCGGGTCTGGTGCGCAAGGTGGACGTCGAAGGCATCAAGCGCACGCTCGACTCCGAGGCCATGGTGCTGATCTCCCCGTTCGGCTTCTCTCCTACCGGCGAGGCGTTCAACCTCACCATGGAAGAAGTCGCCACGCGCGTGGCCATCGAGCTGCATGCTGACAAGCTGCTGTTCCTCACCGAAGTGCCCGGCATCCGCGTCAAGCCGCTGGAGCCCGACAGCGACGACAACCCCATCGACACCGAGCTGCCACTGGCCGCCGCGCGCCTGCTGCTGGCACAGTTGCCACCACCGCAAACGCCGTCCGACGTGGGCTTCTACCTGCAACATTGCGTGCGCGCCTGCGAGCACGGTGTCGAGCGCAGCCACATCCTGCCGTTCTCGGTGGATGGCGCGCTGCTGCTTGAAATCTACGTGCACGATGGCATCGGCACCATGATCATCGACGAGAAGCTCGAGGAGCTGCGCGAGGCCACGATTGATGACGTGGGCGGCATCATCCAGTTGATCGAGCCTTTCGAGAAAGACGGCACGCTGGTCAAGCGCGACCGCACCGAGATCGAACGCGACATCACGAGCTACACCGTGATCGAACACGATGGCGTGATCTTCGGCTGCGCAGCCTTCTATCCGTATCCGGAAGCCAGCACGGCAGAGATGGCGGCGGTCACCGTGTCGCCCATGAGCCAAGGCACAGGCGATGGCGAAAAGCTGCTCAAGCGCATCGAGCAACGCGCTCGCGCCATGGGACTGAAGACGCTGTTCGTGCTGACCACGCGCACCATGCACTGGTTCATCAAACGCGGCTTCCAGCCGGTCGATCCGGATTGGCTGCCCGAAGCGCGCAAGAAAAAATACAACTGGGATCGCAAGAGCCAGGTGCTGGTCAAGTACCTGTGA
- a CDS encoding tripartite tricarboxylate transporter substrate binding protein, whose amino-acid sequence MHWRTRLQRRLLLTCALLGSLGAGPAVLAGDDNSGQTVRLVVPFPPGGSTDNIARLLAEGMTRELGEPVIVDNRPGAATNIGSEYVVKSRPDGYTLLFGGTSLIVNSIFGPKPSFDWREELVPLSTVAEVPFVLATNPDAPFRTSREFVDAARIEPGKYTVASAQLDNFVERFKLAASVDVLHVPYKGGAQAATDAMSKQVDSAFALVPVLLPLIQSGKLRALGISSAKRLKPTLPDVPTFAEGGVNFVMTIWYGLQVPDGVPEERLDRLNKAVRKVVDMPEFAARLADMGARSGSSTTQGMMHLLNQQRKAWEALAASHPEMVQK is encoded by the coding sequence ATGCATTGGCGAACACGTTTACAACGCAGACTTCTACTGACTTGCGCGCTGCTGGGCTCGCTGGGGGCGGGGCCAGCTGTGCTGGCGGGCGATGACAATTCGGGGCAGACCGTGCGCTTGGTAGTGCCGTTTCCGCCCGGAGGCAGCACCGACAACATTGCGCGCCTGCTGGCCGAAGGCATGACCAGGGAACTGGGGGAGCCGGTCATCGTCGACAACCGGCCAGGCGCTGCCACCAACATCGGCTCCGAGTATGTCGTCAAATCCCGGCCTGATGGCTACACACTGCTCTTTGGCGGCACGTCGCTCATCGTCAACAGCATCTTCGGCCCGAAGCCATCGTTCGATTGGCGCGAGGAACTGGTGCCGCTGAGCACGGTGGCCGAAGTGCCGTTCGTCCTCGCGACCAATCCGGATGCGCCTTTTCGCACGTCCCGTGAGTTTGTGGATGCCGCACGCATCGAACCCGGCAAATACACCGTAGCCAGTGCGCAGCTCGACAATTTCGTGGAGCGATTCAAGCTTGCAGCGAGTGTGGATGTCTTGCACGTGCCCTACAAGGGCGGCGCGCAGGCGGCAACGGATGCGATGTCCAAACAGGTGGATTCAGCATTCGCGCTGGTGCCTGTGCTGCTGCCCTTGATCCAGTCAGGCAAGCTGCGTGCACTGGGCATTTCGTCGGCCAAGCGCTTGAAGCCGACGTTGCCTGACGTGCCGACGTTTGCCGAGGGCGGCGTGAACTTTGTGATGACGATCTGGTATGGCCTGCAGGTGCCCGATGGTGTGCCGGAAGAGCGCCTTGATCGCTTGAACAAAGCGGTGCGAAAGGTCGTGGATATGCCCGAATTCGCGGCCCGGCTTGCCGACATGGGTGCTCGGTCAGGCAGCAGCACGACGCAAGGAATGATGCATCTGTTGAATCAACAGCGCAAAGCTTGGGAAGCGCTGGCTGCCAGCCATCCCGAAATGGTGCAGAAGTGA